The following coding sequences lie in one Pan paniscus chromosome X, NHGRI_mPanPan1-v2.0_pri, whole genome shotgun sequence genomic window:
- the EMD gene encoding emerin: protein MDNYADLSDTELTTLLRRYNIPHGPVVGSTRRLYEKKIFEYETQRRRLSPPSSSAASSYSFSDLNSTRGDADMYDLPKKEDALLYQSKGYNDDYYEESYFTTRTYGEPESAGPSRAVRQSVTSFPDADAFHHQVRDDDLLSSSEEECKDRERPMYGRDSAYQSITHYRPVSASRSSLDLSYYPTSSSTSFLSSSSSSSSWLTRRAIRPENHAPGAGLGQDRQVPLWGQLLLFLVFVIVLFFIYHFMQAEEGNPF from the exons ATGGACAACTACGCAGATCTTTCGGATACCGAGCTGACCACCTTGCTGCGCCGGTACAACATCCCGCACGGGCCTGTAGTAG GATCAACTCGTAGGCTTTACGAGAAGAAGATTTTCGAGTACGAGACCCAGAGGCGGCGGCTCTCGCCCCCCAGCTCGTCCGCCGCCTCCTCTTATAGCTTCTCTG ACTTGAATTCTACTAGAGGGGATGCAGATATGTATGATCTTCCCAAGAAAGAGGACGCTTTACTCTACCAGAGCAAGG GCTACAATGACGACTACTATGAAGAGAGCTACTTCACCACCAGGACTTATGGGGAGCCCGAGTCTGCGGGCCCGTCCAGGGCTGTCCGCCAGTCAGTGACTTCATTCCCAGATGCTGACGCTTTCCATCACCAG GTGCGTGATGACGATCTTTTGTCTTCTTCTGAAGAGGAGTGCAAGGATAG GGAACGCCCCATGTACGGCCGGGACAGTGCCTACCAGAGCATCACGCACTACCGCCCTGTTTCAGCCTCTAGGAGCTCCCTGGACCTGTCCTATTATCCTacttcctcctccacctcttttCTGTCCTCCTCATCATCTTCCTCTTCATGGCTCACCCGCCGTGCCATCCGGCCTGAAAACCATGctcctggggctgggctgggccaggATCGCCAGGTCCCGCTCTGGGGCCAGCTGCTGCTTTTCCTGGTCTTTGTGATCGTCCTCTTCTTCATTTACCACTTCATGCAGGCTGAAGAAGGCAACCCCTTCTAG